The following nucleotide sequence is from Mesorhizobium sp. J8.
GCCGGCGCCGACATCGCCATAGCCTTGCACGACGTTGAACAACCCGTCGGGCAGGCCGGCCTCCGAGTAGATCTCGGCCAGCGCCAGCGCCGACAGCGGTGTGTTCTCCGAAGGCTTGAATACCATGGCATTGCCCATGGCCAGCGCCGGCGCCGACTTCCAGCCGGCGATCTGGATCGGGTAGTTCCAGGCACCAATGCCGACACAGACGCCGAGCGGCTCGCGGCGCGTGTAGGCGAAAGGCCCGCCGAGATCGATCATCTCGCCATTGAAGGCGGCGACCGCTCCGGCGAAATATTCCAGGCAGTCGGCGGCCGAAGGCGCATCGGCCACCAGCGTTTCCTGGATCGCCTTGCCGGTGTCCAGCGTTTCGATCCGCGCCAGATCGGCGTTGCGCGCGCGCAGAATGTCGGCGGCGCGGCGCAGGATGCGGCCGCGCTCGACCGGCTTCAGCCGCGCCCAGGCCGGCTGGGCGGAGCGGGCCGCCTCGATTGCCAGCTCCAGAACGTTCGGCGTCGCCGAATGCAGCGTCGCGATGGTTTCGCCGGTCGCGGGATAAATCACCGGCAAAGGCGCGCCGCCTTCGTCCTCGATGTAGCGGCCGTTGACATAATGCGATGCCGTCGGCTGAGCGCGCATGGCTTATCTCCGTTCATTGGTCGCTGGGCGGGGAGGGCGCCCGCCTCGACAATGCCCTATCGGTCCGCCACCTGCCAGCGCGGATTGATCCAGGGTTCCTGGTTGGATGGCGCCAGCGGCGTGCGGCCGAGGATATGATCGGACGCCTTCTCGCCGGTCATGATCGACGGCGCATTGAGATTGCCGTTGGTCACCCGCGGGAAGATCGAGGAATCTGCGACACGCAGCCCCTCGACGCCGATCACCCGGCATTCCGGATCGACGACGGCGGTCGGATCGTCGGCGCGGCCCATCCGGCAGGTGCCGCAGGGGTGGTAGGCGCTTTCGGCATGGTCGCGTATGAAGGCGTCGAGCTCGTCGTCGGTCTGCACATGGCTGCCCGGTGAAATCTCCTTGCCGCGAAAGCCGTCGAAAGCCTTCTGGCCAAAAATCTCGCGTGTCAGCCGGATGCAGTGGCGGAACTCGCTCCAGTCGTCCGGATGCGACATGTAGTTGAAGCGGATCACCGGCTTCGTCTTTGGATCCGGCGAGCGCAGCGTCACTGAGCCGCGCGACTTCGAGCGCATCGGCCCGACATGCGCCTGGAAGCCGTGCGACTTCGCCGCCGCCTTGCCGTCATAGCGCACCGCCGCGGGGATGAAGTGGTACTGGATATCCGGGTAGTCGACGCCGGCCTGCGAACGCACGAAGGCCGCGGCCTCGAAATGATTGGTGGCGCCAAGCCCGCTCTTGAAGAACAGCCACTGCGCGCCGATCAATGCCTTGGAGAAGGGATTGAGCACGGAGTTCAGCGTGATCGGCCTGGTCGATTCCTGTTGGATGTAAAGCTCCAGATGGTCCTGCAGATTGGCACCGACGCCCGGCCGGTCGGCGATAACCTTTATGCCGTTTTCCTGGAGATGCGCGCCCGGGCCGATGCCGGAGAGCATCAGGATTTTCGGCGAGTTGATCGACGATGCCGCGACGATCACCTCACGCCGCGCCTTAACGACCTGAATCTTTTTGTTAGCTTCGATCTCGACCCCGACGGCGCGTTGATTCTCGATCACCACGCGCCGCGCGAAACCTTTGAGCAGGCTAACATTCTTGCGTTTGAGAGCCGGCTTCAGATAGGCGTTCGCAGCGGACCAGCGGCGGCCGCCCAGAATGGTCTGCTCCATCGGCCCGAAGCCTTCCTGCTTCGAGCCGTTGTAGTCGTCGGTGAGCTCGAAACCGGCCTGGCGGCCGGCCTCGACAAAGGCACCGTAGAGCGGATTTTTCCGCGTCCCGCGCTGCACATGCAGTGGCCCGCCTTTGCCGCGCCAGCCATCCTCGCCGCCCTCGGAATCCTCCATGCGCTTGAAGTAGGGGAGCACGTCGGCGAAGGCCCAGCCGGCCGCACCCTGTTCGGCCCAATGGTCGAAGTCATGCGCATGTCCGCGCACATAGACCATGCCGTTGATCGAGGAGGAGCCGCCGATCACCTTGCCGCGCGGCGTGGCAAGCACGCGGCCGCCGAGATGCGGCTCCGGCTCGCTGGCGAAACCCCAGTCGTAGAGGCTCATGTTGAGCGGGATCGACAGCGCCGACGGCATCTGGATCAGCGGCCCCATATCGGTGCCGCCGAACTCGATGACGATCACCGAGTGCTTGCCGTCCTCCGACAGGCGATAGGCCATGGCCGAGCCGGCGGAGCCGGAGCCGATGATGACGAAATCCGCTTCAAGCATCGTTCATATGCGCCATAAAATCGGCGAGCGAGACATTGCCGCCGGTTGCAACCACAAGGACCGATTTTCCCGCCACATCCACCTTGCCGCCGAGAAGGGCGGCGAGCGATGCGGCACCCGAAGGTTCCAGCACCAGCTTCATCCGCTCGAAGGCGATCTTCATCGCCCGCCGCACCGAGGCGTCGTCGACGGTGACGCCGCGCACTCCGGCGGCACTCACCGCCGCGAAGGGCGCGTCGCCGGGCTTGCGCGCCATCAGCCCGTCGCAGATCGATTTCGGCCCGATCGGCATGGTCTCGATCGCGCCATGCGCCAGCGAGGAGCCCATGCCGTTGAAACCCTCCGGCTCGACGGCAATGATCTCGGTCCTGGGCGACAGATAATGGAAGGCGAGCGAGACGCCGCCGATCAGCCCGCCGCCGCCGACAGAGCAGAACACCAGGTCGGCATGCGCCTTCTTCGCTGCCAACTGTTCGAGCGCTTCCAGCCCCGCGCCGGCCTGGCCGGCGACGATCTCCGGATCGTCGAAGGGATGCAGCAGGGTGAGATGCTCGGTCTCGGCGATCTCGCGCGCCTTTGCAGCCGCAACTTCTTCGCGGGCGCGCTCGCCATGGTCGGTCAGCACCACCCGCGCGCCATAGCCGGCCGTCGCGTCGCGCTTGGCGGCTGGCGCGTCGATCGGCATGACGATGGTGACCGGGATGCCCAGCGCCTGGCCGGCGGCCGCCAGCCCTTGCGCGAAATTGCCGGAGGAATAGGCCACCACGCCCTTCTTAGCTTCATCCGGCGTAAGCCGGTTCAGCCGCCAATAGGCGCCGCGCACCTTGAAGGAGCCGGCCCATTGCAGCGACTCCGGCTTGACGAAGACGCGCGCGGCGCCGGTTTCCCTGGCCAAAGCCGCAGACTCCAGCAGCGGCGTCAACTGCGTGGCCGCCGAGGTGACGGCATAGGCCCGCTTCAGATGATCAAGCGTAGGGACGAGAATGTCTGCCATCATTCGCCTCTCGGATACCGTTTGCTCTCCTCGAGATTGTCGAGGTTCATGTGATTGCGCATGTAGCGCTCCGACGCTTTCTGCAGCGGCTGGAACTCCCATGGGTAGTAAGCGCCGTTGCGCAGCGCCGGATAGATTACCCAGCGGCGCGCCTGGCTTTCGCGCACGGCGGCGTCGAAGCTCGCCATGTTCCAGCGTGCGCGGACTTTTTCCATGAAGGCTGACACCAGGTCGGCGTAAGCGGGGCTGGCGGCGAGATTGTCGAGCTCGCGCGGATCGGCGTCGAGGTCGAAGAGCTGCGGCGGATCGAGCTCGCAATGGACGAATTTGTATTTGCCCTCACGGATCGCCACCATCGGCGCGTAGGAGCCTTCGGCTGCATATTCCATCAGCACCGGCGCCGAGCGCTCCTTACCGCCGGCGAGCGGCAACAGCGACTGGCCGTCCGTCCATGGCGAAATCGCACTCATGTCGATGCCGGCGAGGTCGCAGAGCGTCGGCGCCACGTCGAGATTGGAGACAGGGGCCGTGATCAGCCCGGCCTCGATGCCCTTACCGGCCATCATCAAAGGCACCCGCGCCGCGCCCTCGTAGAAGCACATCTTGAACCACAGGCCGCGCTCGCCCAGCATGTCGCCATGGTCGGAGCAGAACAGCACGATCGTGTCGTCGAGCATGCGCGTGCGCTTGAGAACGTCCAGAAGCTCGCCGACTTTGTCGTCGAGATAGGAGATGTTGGCGAAATAGCCGCGCCGCGAGCGGCGGATCTGCTCCGGGGTGATGTCGAAACTGTCGTAGTCCGATGCCTTGTAGAGCCGCTTCGAATGCGGGTCCTGGCTATCATAGGGGATGAAGCCCACCTCCGGCTCCAGCACCGGGCAATCCTCGTAAAGGTCCCAGTATTTGCGCCGGGCGACATAGGGATCGTGCGGATGCGTGAAGGAAACGGTCAGGCACCAGGGGCGCCGGTCCGCATCATTCGACACGCGGGCGAATTCATAGAGCTTCTGCGTCGCGTGGAAGGCGACCTCGTCGTCATACTCCATCTGGTTGGTGATTTCGGCGACCCCGGCGCCGGTCACCGAACCCAGATTGTGGTACCACCAGTCGATGCGCTCGCCGGGCTTGCGATAGTCCGGCGTCCAACCGAAATCGGCGGGATAGATGTCGGTGGTGAGACGCTCCTCGAAACCGTGCAACTGGTCGGGACCGACGAAATGCATCTTGCCGGAGAGCACCGTGTGATAGCCGGCGCTGCGCAGGTGATGCGCATAGGTCGGGATCGAGGAGGCGAATTCCGCGGCGTTGTCGTAGACCTGCGTGCGCGACG
It contains:
- the betA gene encoding choline dehydrogenase translates to MLEADFVIIGSGSAGSAMAYRLSEDGKHSVIVIEFGGTDMGPLIQMPSALSIPLNMSLYDWGFASEPEPHLGGRVLATPRGKVIGGSSSINGMVYVRGHAHDFDHWAEQGAAGWAFADVLPYFKRMEDSEGGEDGWRGKGGPLHVQRGTRKNPLYGAFVEAGRQAGFELTDDYNGSKQEGFGPMEQTILGGRRWSAANAYLKPALKRKNVSLLKGFARRVVIENQRAVGVEIEANKKIQVVKARREVIVAASSINSPKILMLSGIGPGAHLQENGIKVIADRPGVGANLQDHLELYIQQESTRPITLNSVLNPFSKALIGAQWLFFKSGLGATNHFEAAAFVRSQAGVDYPDIQYHFIPAAVRYDGKAAAKSHGFQAHVGPMRSKSRGSVTLRSPDPKTKPVIRFNYMSHPDDWSEFRHCIRLTREIFGQKAFDGFRGKEISPGSHVQTDDELDAFIRDHAESAYHPCGTCRMGRADDPTAVVDPECRVIGVEGLRVADSSIFPRVTNGNLNAPSIMTGEKASDHILGRTPLAPSNQEPWINPRWQVADR
- a CDS encoding threonine/serine dehydratase; translated protein: MMADILVPTLDHLKRAYAVTSAATQLTPLLESAALARETGAARVFVKPESLQWAGSFKVRGAYWRLNRLTPDEAKKGVVAYSSGNFAQGLAAAGQALGIPVTIVMPIDAPAAKRDATAGYGARVVLTDHGERAREEVAAAKAREIAETEHLTLLHPFDDPEIVAGQAGAGLEALEQLAAKKAHADLVFCSVGGGGLIGGVSLAFHYLSPRTEIIAVEPEGFNGMGSSLAHGAIETMPIGPKSICDGLMARKPGDAPFAAVSAAGVRGVTVDDASVRRAMKIAFERMKLVLEPSGAASLAALLGGKVDVAGKSVLVVATGGNVSLADFMAHMNDA
- the betC gene encoding choline-sulfatase, producing the protein MTTRRPNFLIVMVDQLNGTLFPDGPAEFLHAPHLKALARRSARFANTYTASPLCAPGRASFMSGQLPSRTQVYDNAAEFASSIPTYAHHLRSAGYHTVLSGKMHFVGPDQLHGFEERLTTDIYPADFGWTPDYRKPGERIDWWYHNLGSVTGAGVAEITNQMEYDDEVAFHATQKLYEFARVSNDADRRPWCLTVSFTHPHDPYVARRKYWDLYEDCPVLEPEVGFIPYDSQDPHSKRLYKASDYDSFDITPEQIRRSRRGYFANISYLDDKVGELLDVLKRTRMLDDTIVLFCSDHGDMLGERGLWFKMCFYEGAARVPLMMAGKGIEAGLITAPVSNLDVAPTLCDLAGIDMSAISPWTDGQSLLPLAGGKERSAPVLMEYAAEGSYAPMVAIREGKYKFVHCELDPPQLFDLDADPRELDNLAASPAYADLVSAFMEKVRARWNMASFDAAVRESQARRWVIYPALRNGAYYPWEFQPLQKASERYMRNHMNLDNLEESKRYPRGE